The proteins below come from a single Miscanthus floridulus cultivar M001 chromosome 1, ASM1932011v1, whole genome shotgun sequence genomic window:
- the LOC136464615 gene encoding mitogen-activated protein kinase kinase kinase 18-like, translated as MEWLRGKCIGKGAFGTVHLAVDTATGRAFAVKSVDAKSAPAAAMACLESEIRILKRLSSPHVVAYLGDDGATGATRNLHMELVPGGSAAEAAATHGGLGERGARGVLRSVAAALRYLHEEAGIVHGDVKGRNVLLGCRRDAQGCGGAKLADFGAARLVSDAATTPRGPRGTPAWMAPEVACGGAATPASDVWSLGCTALELLTGKRPWSELGGASEVGELLLLVGFGGKRPAIPACLSDACRDFLDKCLRRDAAQRWSCEQLLRHPFLSTDAGDDASEPWPSPSPSPSPSPRAVLDWAPSDSSDSEALGDAETESKHEVMARAKGRVAELAANGPRTSWDWEEVEWGTGATWAADTRAPPPPPSSEAPRNGNASAPVPSAAAFSDGRDRDVLVLVLVLVVGSGSGLRCGHGRPGCHSHRCRYKCGFGVVGVGLGWPPLAVVPALVPCTVLLFPLSTQFNAIQICVESSSQWALHAVVVAPWPLVADGNGMRLDPSRTEP; from the exons ATGGAGTGGCTGCGCGGGAAATGCATCGGCAAGGGCGCCTTCGGCACGGTGCACCTCGCCGTGGACACGGCCACGGGCCGCGCCTTCGCCGTGAAGTCGGTGGACGCGAAgagcgcgccggcggcggccatggcgtgccTGGAGAGCGAGATAAGGATCCTGAAGAGGCTGAGCTCGCCCCACGTGGTGGCGTACCTCGGCGATGACGGCGCGACGGGGGCGACGAGGAACCTGCACATGGAGCTGGTGCCTGGCGGCAGcgccgcggaggcggcggcgacgcACGGGGGCCTCGGTGAGCGCGGCGCGCGCGGCGTCCTGCGGAGCGTGGCCGCCGCGCTGCGGTACCTGCACGAGGAGGCCGGCATCGTGCACGGGGACGTCAAGGGCCGGAACGTGCTCCTCGGCTGCCGCCGCGACGCccaaggctgcggcggcgcgaaGCTCGCTGACTTCGGCGCGGCGAGGCTGGTCTCCGACGCCGCGACGACGCCCCGCGGGCCGCGCGGGACGCCCGCGTGGATGGCTCCGGAGGTCGCGTGCGGCGGCGCGGCGACGCCGGCGTCGGATGTCTGGTCCCTGGGCTGCACCGCGCTCGAGCTGCTCACGGGGAAGCgcccgtggtcggagctcggcggcgccAGCGAGGTCGGCGAGCTGCTGCTCCTCGTCGGGTTCGGCGGGAAGCGCCCCGCGATCCCCGCGTGCCTGTCGGACGCGTGCCGCGATTTCCTCGACAAGTGCCTCCGCCGCGACGCGGCCCAGCGGTGGAGCTGCGAGCAGCTGCTGCGCCACCCGTTCCTTTCCACGGACGCTGGCGACGACGCCAGCGAGCCGTggccatccccgtccccgtctcCATCTCCGTCGCCTCGGGCGGTCCTCGACTGGGCCCCGTCGGATTCCTCGGACTCCGAGGCACTGGGCGACGCGGAGACCGAGAGCAAGCACGAGGTCATGGCGCGCGCCAAGGGGCGGGTCGCCGAATTGGCAGCAAATGGGCCGCGGACTAGCTGGGACTGGGAAGAAGTGGAGTGGGGGACTGGGGCCACCTGGGCAGCCGACACCCGGGCCCCACCTCCACCTCCCAGTTCCGAGGCGCCAAGAAACGGCAACGCAAGTGCGCCCGTACCCAGCGCCGCCGCCTTCTCCGACGGCCGTGATCgtgacgtcctcgtcctcgtcctcgtcctcgtcgtcggcaGCGGCAGCGGGCTCCGCTGTGGCCATGGCCGTCCTGGTTGTCACAGTCACCGCTGTCGGTATAAATGCGGGTTTGGGGTGGTAGGAGTAGGACTCGGCTGGCCGCCGTTGGCCGTTGTACCTGCGCTAGTACCATGTACTGTACTGTTGTTCCCTTTGTCCACTCAATTCAATGCAATCCAAATTTGCGTCGAATCAAGCAGCCAATGGGCTTTGCATGCC GTTGTGGTCGCGCCATGGCCATTGGTTGCTGATGGCAACGGCATGAGGCTGGATCCGTCCCGCACTGAGCCGTAG
- the LOC136496528 gene encoding ran-binding protein 1 homolog c-like: MADPAEHRPAEEEEEAAAAGEDEDTGAQVAPIVKLEEVAVTTGEEDEDVLLDMKAKLYRFDKEGNQWKERGTGTVKLLKHKETAKVRLVMRQAKTLKICANHLVVATTKMQEHAGSDKSCVWHALDFADGELKEEMFAIRFGSVENCKKFKDIVEEIAEQQGKTEEEENEEASTAADLVQKLTVTEASKEETAEKEEAPASDDKKDAKD, encoded by the exons ATGGCCGACCCGGCGGAACACCGTccagcggaggaggaggaggaggccgcggcGGCCGGCGAGGACGAGGACACCGGCGCCCAGGTCGCGCCCATCGTAAAGCTGGAGGAGGTCGCCGTTACCACcggagaggaggacgaggacgtgCTCCTCGACAT GAAGGCGAAGCTCTACCGGTTCGACAAGGAGGGGAACCAGTGGAAAGAGCGCGGAACAGGCACTGTGAAGCTGCTCAAGCACAAGGAGACCGCCAAGGTCCGCCTCGTGATGCGTCAGGCGAAGACGCTTAAGATCTGCGCCAATCATCTTG TGGTGGCGACGACTAAGATGCAGGAGCACGCGGGGAGCGACAAGTCGTGCGTGTGGCACGCGCTGGACTTCGCCGACGGTGAGCTCAAGGAGGAGATGTTCGCTATCCGTTTTGGATCTGTCGAGA ATTGCAAGAAGTTTAAGGATATTGTTGAAGAGATAGCTGAACAGCAAGGAAAGACTGAGGAGGAAGAAAACGAGGAAGCCTCCACTGCCGCTGATTTGGTACAGAAGTTAACGGTGACAGAGGCCAGCAAGGAGGAAACTGCGGAGAAAGAGGAGGCTCCTGCATCTGATGATAAGAAGGATGCTAAAGATTGA